The following are encoded in a window of Pseudalgibacter alginicilyticus genomic DNA:
- a CDS encoding DUF4998 domain-containing protein, with protein MRNILIITLALICFYNCSDMNDLHQQYLDRGEIIYPAKPDSLISFSGENRIKLQWYVYSDLSIKTARIFWNDKADSLDISISVTPSQTDTISAIVENLPEGGYIFDVYNIDAYGNKSIPVIRTGKSLGDIYKSSLNNRNILSYEITTDNLVLTMSSSDPADYIDSEFKYYDSNNVVHEVKLSDNDNLQSISISLEDIDISKNLQYRSVYQAFDNSIDLFYTDYAEFVIEE; from the coding sequence ATGAGAAATATATTAATAATAACATTAGCCTTAATTTGTTTTTATAATTGTTCTGATATGAACGACTTGCATCAGCAATATTTAGACAGAGGAGAAATTATCTACCCTGCAAAACCAGATTCTTTAATTTCTTTTTCTGGAGAAAATAGAATAAAGTTACAATGGTATGTGTATTCAGATTTAAGTATTAAAACAGCACGTATTTTTTGGAATGATAAAGCAGACTCTTTAGATATTTCTATTTCTGTTACACCATCGCAAACAGATACTATTTCAGCTATAGTTGAAAATTTACCTGAAGGAGGTTACATTTTTGATGTATATAATATAGATGCCTATGGTAATAAATCAATTCCAGTAATTAGAACAGGTAAATCTTTAGGTGATATTTATAAATCTTCATTAAATAATAGAAATATATTGTCGTATGAAATTACAACTGATAACCTGGTGCTTACAATGAGTTCTAGTGATCCAGCTGATTATATTGATAGTGAGTTTAAATATTATGACAGTAATAACGTTGTACATGAAGTAAAACTTTCAGATAATGATAATTTGCAGAGTATAAGTATTTCTTTGGAAGATATTGATATTTCTAAAAATTTACAATACAGAAGTGTTTATCAAGCTTTTGATAATTCTATAGATTTATTTTATACTGATTATGCTGAATTTGTTATAGAAGAATAA
- a CDS encoding DUF4959 domain-containing protein, which produces MKTKFKITKIAIAAILIFVVACGSEEFIGQPSSDSVAPDIITNIKSEGTPGGAIITYDIPTDEDFSHVEAVYNVGNGIEKQSVATKYIQNLSVEGFGDTNPKDIELYAVDKSGNRSEKVVAQITPLTPPYISLRESLEVSSDFAGVLLRWENESNARNLGITVLRYDEFGDFVPYETVYDDESNTNFQNVRGMDTLEVELGFYVKDQWGHISDTLIGTFKPLYEIQLDRTKWKALRLDTDIPEESYTQRFEKGFDGNIETARSQAFSTVLSSEENYSPLHYTMDMGEKNLYSRFKLYATTWNGYSRGGMHFFELYGTNDQNLIDRETNGAWVWSNGDNPHETGNWREEGMDGWEKIGDFEVIKASGLPGLQKINDIDRPFSEGGMEFLIPGGTPPYRYIRIRQIENWDTENKTVTYSEIEFFGAPVNN; this is translated from the coding sequence ATGAAAACTAAATTTAAAATCACCAAAATAGCCATAGCGGCAATATTAATTTTTGTAGTTGCTTGTGGCAGCGAAGAGTTTATAGGGCAACCAAGTTCAGACAGTGTAGCTCCCGATATAATAACCAATATCAAAAGTGAAGGTACACCAGGAGGAGCTATAATAACATATGACATACCTACTGATGAGGATTTTTCACATGTAGAAGCTGTTTATAATGTTGGTAATGGAATAGAAAAACAATCTGTTGCTACCAAGTATATTCAGAACTTATCTGTAGAAGGGTTTGGTGATACAAATCCAAAGGATATTGAGTTGTATGCTGTAGATAAAAGTGGTAATAGGTCAGAAAAAGTGGTGGCCCAAATAACACCTTTAACACCACCATACATTAGCTTGAGAGAATCTTTAGAGGTTTCTAGTGATTTTGCAGGTGTTTTGTTAAGATGGGAAAACGAATCGAATGCTAGAAATTTAGGAATAACCGTTTTAAGATATGACGAATTTGGAGATTTTGTTCCCTATGAAACAGTGTATGATGATGAATCAAACACTAATTTTCAAAATGTAAGGGGGATGGATACCTTAGAAGTAGAATTGGGCTTTTATGTTAAAGACCAATGGGGGCATATAAGTGATACCCTAATAGGAACCTTTAAACCACTTTATGAAATTCAATTAGACAGAACAAAGTGGAAAGCCTTAAGGTTGGATACAGATATTCCTGAAGAATCTTATACACAGCGATTTGAAAAAGGTTTTGATGGTAATATTGAAACAGCTAGGTCTCAGGCATTTAGTACTGTTTTAAGTAGTGAGGAAAATTACTCACCACTACATTATACCATGGATATGGGTGAGAAAAATTTATACAGCCGTTTTAAACTTTATGCTACAACTTGGAATGGTTATTCTCGTGGTGGCATGCATTTTTTCGAGTTATACGGCACCAATGATCAAAACCTGATAGATAGAGAAACTAATGGAGCTTGGGTATGGTCTAACGGCGATAATCCACATGAAACAGGAAATTGGAGAGAAGAAGGTATGGATGGCTGGGAGAAGATAGGTGATTTTGAGGTTATAAAAGCATCAGGGCTACCAGGACTTCAAAAAATTAATGATATTGATAGACCATTTTCTGAAGGAGGTATGGAATTCCTTATACCAGGAGGTACGCCGCCTTATAGATATATTAGAATAAGACAAATTGAGAATTGGGATACAGAAAATAAGACAGTAACTTATTCAGAAATTGAATTTTTTGGAGCGCCTGTAAACAACTAA
- a CDS encoding RagB/SusD family nutrient uptake outer membrane protein, with amino-acid sequence MKTNIKNIFLIFTLSLCITGCSDYLDIVPDNVATIADAFDDENSAESFLFTCYSHMPSLGEPKNNVGFYGGDESYRVNDLIRGDEPAHLVNSELALGAQEADVSYLDYWSGGKNGTNLYLGINDCNVFLENINNLRYMDEDLRKRWIAEVKFLKAYYHFYLFRMYGPIIINDTNLPIDADISEIHKFRSPVDECVTYIADLFLEASTDLPLLISDRVNELGRATKGAALALRAKVLATGASPLFNGNSEYTNVVDSRGVQLFSEYDANKWQLAADACKMAVDTIEFAGVKLFEFDTGDMQYLPAGVSREDVPEEIVNVLTIQQSLSERWTDEKLFVSTNGRAGRIQNHAQARTHVKFQDNDEVMGFYSPTLRIAEMFYTKNGVPIDEDITWNYADRYGLITYDVDNDSDFDGNNVPDNQYFVKDGETTINLHLNREVRFYGSLGFDRGIWYGNPAEYIASGTQAGFEDHYVEARASEYSGTAIGSGVYSQTGYFPKKLVNYDNVISSTDLEYSRVTYPFPEMRLADLYLLYAECLNEVDDRATAYTYIDKVRERANLKGVVESWANYSSNPSKPTTKEGFRDIVRQERLIELVFEGHRFWDLKRWKLAEYYMNIPFRGWNYLGNSPEDYYTPNVLGVPTYSFKNNLWPIENNEILSNPNLIQNGGW; translated from the coding sequence ATGAAAACTAATATAAAAAACATATTTTTAATCTTCACACTTTCATTATGTATTACGGGGTGTTCAGATTACCTTGATATTGTACCAGATAATGTTGCAACAATAGCTGATGCTTTTGATGATGAAAACTCAGCAGAAAGCTTTTTATTTACCTGTTATAGTCACATGCCAAGTTTAGGTGAACCTAAAAACAACGTTGGCTTTTATGGAGGCGATGAGTCTTATAGAGTAAATGACTTAATTAGAGGTGATGAACCTGCGCATTTAGTGAATTCAGAATTAGCATTAGGAGCTCAAGAAGCCGATGTTTCTTATTTAGATTATTGGAGTGGTGGTAAAAATGGTACCAATTTGTACTTAGGAATTAATGATTGTAATGTGTTTTTGGAAAACATAAACAATTTGAGATATATGGATGAAGATTTAAGAAAGCGTTGGATTGCTGAAGTTAAATTTTTAAAAGCATATTATCATTTTTATCTGTTTAGAATGTATGGGCCTATTATAATAAATGATACAAACTTACCTATTGATGCAGATATATCAGAAATTCATAAATTTAGAAGCCCTGTTGATGAGTGTGTAACTTACATAGCAGATTTGTTTTTAGAGGCAAGTACCGATTTACCTTTACTAATTAGTGATCGAGTAAATGAGTTAGGCCGGGCTACTAAAGGAGCCGCTTTGGCTTTACGTGCCAAAGTATTAGCAACAGGAGCAAGTCCGTTATTTAATGGAAATAGTGAGTATACTAATGTTGTTGATTCTCGAGGAGTTCAACTTTTTTCTGAATATGATGCTAACAAATGGCAATTAGCCGCAGATGCTTGTAAAATGGCAGTAGATACTATTGAGTTTGCAGGTGTAAAACTTTTTGAGTTTGACACGGGTGATATGCAATATTTACCAGCAGGTGTAAGTCGTGAGGATGTACCGGAAGAAATAGTAAATGTTTTAACAATTCAACAATCATTATCTGAACGTTGGACAGATGAAAAGTTATTTGTTTCCACTAATGGTAGGGCAGGTAGAATACAAAATCATGCTCAAGCTAGAACCCATGTTAAGTTTCAAGACAATGATGAAGTTATGGGATTCTATTCACCAACACTGCGTATTGCTGAAATGTTTTATACTAAAAACGGGGTACCTATAGATGAAGATATAACATGGAATTATGCCGATCGTTATGGATTAATAACCTATGATGTTGATAATGATTCTGATTTTGATGGCAACAATGTGCCAGATAATCAGTATTTTGTAAAAGACGGTGAAACTACTATTAATTTACATTTAAACAGAGAAGTTCGTTTTTATGGTAGTTTAGGGTTTGATAGAGGTATATGGTACGGAAATCCAGCAGAATATATTGCTTCTGGTACACAAGCAGGATTTGAAGATCATTATGTAGAAGCTAGAGCTTCTGAGTATTCTGGTACTGCTATTGGTTCGGGGGTTTATTCTCAAACAGGATATTTTCCTAAAAAATTGGTTAATTATGATAACGTTATAAGTAGTACTGATTTAGAGTATAGCAGGGTTACTTATCCTTTCCCAGAAATGCGTTTAGCAGATTTATATTTGCTATATGCCGAATGTTTAAACGAAGTGGATGATAGAGCAACCGCTTATACTTATATTGATAAAGTAAGAGAAAGAGCAAACTTGAAAGGTGTTGTGGAATCATGGGCTAATTATTCCTCAAATCCTTCAAAACCAACAACTAAAGAGGGTTTTAGAGATATCGTACGCCAAGAACGCTTAATTGAATTGGTTTTTGAAGGTCATAGATTCTGGGATTTAAAACGATGGAAATTAGCTGAATACTATATGAACATACCTTTTAGAGGTTGGAATTATTTAGGAAATTCACCAGAAGATTATTATACACCAAATGTATTAGGCGTACCAACCTATTCATTTAAAAATAATTTATGGCCAATAGAAAATAATGAAATTTTATCTAATCCAAATTTAATCCAAAATGGAGGATGGTAA
- a CDS encoding SusC/RagA family TonB-linked outer membrane protein translates to MLLQHPAYAVSKEKPIKVQSDTQDLIIEGTIIASDNNLPLAGVNIMVKGEKSGTSTDFDGNFILKVKPNDILVITYIGFIKQEVPVEGKTRFDIVLQVDTAQLDEVTVVAYGQQKKESVVASITTVKPEELRIPSSNLTASFSGRIPGLISYQTSGEPGNDNAEFFIRGVSTFGYRTSPLILIDGMESSVDDLARMDVDDIESFSIMKDASAAALYGSRGANGVILVNTKVGKEGKAKLSFKYETYVSSNVKDAEFADPVTYMNLWNEAVFTSSGGGEIVNRVFTQNEIDNVRNNVDPQVFPATDWYDILFRDSAINQRINMNLTGGGKVAQYYLSGTYTKDNGILSVDNRNNFNSGINLNKIQIRSNNNISITPTFKAKVQFYLALDDYTGPLDGAQTVFDMVGKTSPVLYPAYYEPDAAHEYATQILFGNYLEGADYINPYAESVKGYRDYTRSKLSGQLNLAKEFSKDFNVRLKLGYDNASYFQKRRQYKPFYYNISRYDKYTGVYDLAWLNEASNPEDAIDFSSSNSDVSAIFYLEAAANYNKQLSDKHQIGGTLVYTMREEKSNTATTLQNSLPNRNLGLAGRINYAYDDKYFIEGNFGYNGSERFSEDHRFGFFPSIGGGWYVSKEGFWDPIEDIVNKFRIRTSYGLVGNDAIGSASDRFFYLSEVNLNSSSRSATFGEEYGYSRNGVVINRYANSAITWENAEKFNLAVDIGLFNNKIDFTAEYFFDKRHDIFLARQEIPASLGLSTDLYANTGEAESRGFEFSLKGNHYVNNDFWIQTMANFTYATSEYLEYDEPDYSATPWRSVIGQPIRQNYGYVAERLFYDEYDVLNSPEQIGVQNDYSGYGPGDIKYKDINGDGVITNEDRVPIGYPSSPEINYGFGFSMGYKSWDFSCFFNGVARTSFFIDSGGTQPFYQYSVDEGLAINQLLDVYAQDHWSEDNRDAYALYPRLTHARSDNNRVNSTWWLRDGSYLRLRQVEIGFNLSKDIIKNNLPMLQSGRFYCSATNLLTFSKFDLWDVSLGGDPYNYPVQKVFNLGLRLEF, encoded by the coding sequence ATGTTATTACAGCATCCCGCTTATGCTGTTAGTAAAGAAAAACCAATAAAAGTACAATCGGATACTCAAGATCTTATAATTGAAGGAACTATTATTGCTTCTGATAATAATTTACCCTTAGCAGGAGTAAATATTATGGTGAAAGGAGAAAAAAGTGGAACTTCTACAGATTTTGATGGAAATTTTATATTAAAAGTAAAACCAAATGATATCTTGGTTATTACTTATATAGGATTTATTAAACAAGAAGTACCAGTAGAAGGAAAAACGAGATTTGATATCGTTCTTCAGGTTGATACTGCCCAATTAGACGAGGTAACGGTTGTGGCTTATGGTCAACAAAAAAAGGAAAGTGTTGTAGCTTCTATAACAACTGTAAAACCTGAAGAACTTAGGATTCCATCAAGTAACTTAACAGCGTCTTTTTCAGGTAGAATACCAGGGCTTATTTCTTATCAAACTTCTGGAGAGCCAGGAAACGATAATGCCGAGTTTTTTATACGTGGGGTTTCCACTTTTGGATATAGAACATCTCCTTTAATATTAATTGATGGAATGGAATCTAGCGTAGATGATTTGGCTAGAATGGATGTAGATGATATTGAAAGTTTTTCCATAATGAAAGATGCCTCTGCAGCAGCATTATATGGTTCTCGTGGTGCCAATGGAGTTATTCTGGTAAACACTAAAGTTGGTAAAGAAGGTAAGGCTAAATTATCTTTTAAATATGAAACCTATGTGTCTTCAAATGTTAAAGATGCTGAGTTTGCTGATCCTGTAACCTATATGAATTTATGGAATGAAGCCGTTTTTACATCTAGTGGAGGTGGCGAGATTGTAAATAGAGTGTTTACACAAAATGAAATTGATAATGTAAGAAACAATGTTGATCCACAGGTGTTTCCTGCAACCGATTGGTATGATATTTTATTTAGAGATTCCGCTATTAATCAACGTATAAATATGAACCTTACAGGTGGGGGTAAAGTTGCTCAGTATTATTTGTCAGGTACTTATACTAAAGATAATGGTATACTATCTGTAGATAATCGTAACAATTTTAATTCTGGTATTAACTTAAATAAAATACAAATTCGTTCTAATAATAATATTAGTATAACGCCAACTTTTAAGGCTAAAGTGCAGTTTTATTTAGCTTTAGATGATTATACAGGACCTTTAGATGGGGCTCAAACTGTTTTCGATATGGTAGGGAAAACAAGTCCTGTATTATATCCAGCATATTATGAGCCAGATGCAGCACATGAATATGCAACACAAATATTATTTGGTAATTATTTAGAAGGAGCCGATTATATTAATCCCTATGCTGAGTCTGTTAAAGGGTATAGAGACTATACAAGATCTAAATTAAGCGGACAATTAAATTTGGCAAAAGAATTTTCTAAAGATTTTAACGTAAGATTAAAATTAGGATATGATAACGCATCATATTTCCAAAAAAGAAGACAGTATAAGCCATTTTACTACAATATTTCTAGATATGATAAATACACAGGTGTTTATGACTTAGCTTGGCTAAATGAAGCGAGCAACCCAGAAGATGCTATTGATTTTTCTTCATCAAATAGTGATGTTTCTGCTATTTTTTACTTGGAAGCAGCTGCTAATTATAATAAACAATTATCAGATAAGCACCAAATAGGAGGTACTTTAGTGTATACCATGCGTGAAGAGAAGAGTAATACTGCTACTACCTTACAAAATTCTTTGCCTAACAGGAATTTAGGTTTGGCGGGTAGAATAAATTATGCTTATGACGATAAGTACTTTATAGAAGGAAACTTTGGTTATAATGGATCAGAACGTTTTTCTGAAGATCATAGATTTGGTTTTTTCCCTTCTATAGGGGGTGGCTGGTACGTTTCAAAAGAAGGTTTTTGGGATCCGATAGAAGATATAGTTAATAAATTTAGAATCAGAACATCTTATGGTTTAGTAGGTAATGATGCTATTGGTAGTGCAAGTGATAGATTCTTTTATTTATCAGAGGTTAATTTAAATAGTAGTAGTAGATCAGCAACTTTTGGTGAAGAATACGGTTATAGCCGAAATGGAGTGGTTATAAACAGGTATGCAAATAGTGCCATTACTTGGGAAAATGCTGAAAAATTTAATCTCGCTGTAGACATCGGTTTGTTTAATAATAAAATAGATTTTACCGCAGAATACTTTTTTGATAAACGACATGATATATTTTTAGCCAGACAAGAAATTCCAGCAAGTTTGGGTTTGTCAACTGACTTATATGCTAACACAGGGGAAGCAGAAAGTCGTGGGTTTGAATTTTCATTAAAAGGGAATCACTATGTTAATAACGATTTTTGGATTCAAACGATGGCTAATTTTACCTATGCAACCAGTGAATATTTAGAGTATGATGAGCCAGATTATTCTGCTACACCATGGAGAAGTGTTATAGGACAGCCTATAAGACAAAATTACGGTTACGTAGCAGAGCGTTTGTTCTATGATGAATATGATGTTTTAAATTCACCTGAACAAATTGGCGTACAAAATGATTATAGCGGTTACGGACCTGGTGATATTAAATATAAAGATATTAATGGAGATGGTGTTATTACCAATGAAGACCGAGTGCCTATTGGGTATCCATCTTCACCTGAAATAAATTATGGATTTGGTTTTTCTATGGGATATAAAAGTTGGGATTTTAGCTGTTTCTTTAATGGTGTGGCACGTACATCTTTCTTTATTGATTCGGGAGGAACTCAACCATTTTATCAGTACTCTGTTGATGAAGGTCTGGCAATAAATCAATTACTTGATGTATATGCACAAGATCATTGGTCTGAGGATAATAGAGATGCTTACGCACTTTACCCAAGACTAACACACGCAAGAAGTGACAATAACCGTGTAAATAGTACATGGTGGTTAAGAGATGGGTCGTATTTAAGGTTAAGACAAGTTGAAATTGGTTTTAACTTATCTAAAGATATTATAAAAAATAATCTACCAATGCTACAAAGCGGAAGGTTTTATTGTTCTGCAACAAATTTATTAACTTTTAGCAAGTTTGATTTATGGGACGTATCTTTAGGAGGTGATCCATATAATTATCCAGTTCAAAAAGTATTTAACTTAGGTCTTAGACTTGAATTTTAA
- a CDS encoding glycoside hydrolase family 88 protein, producing the protein MRYLSVFIMLTVLMSSCKSKGALKETNINKNELIEKITTQLKYSPVLKSDFDLSQRRIFPRTVENGELGLVNRRDWTSGFYPGVLWFTYHLTENPEWKDQAIKFTELLEKEQFNGSNHDIGFKMMASYGLGYKYTNNAAYKSVLVESAKTLVTRFDETVGSIRSWDHHKDKWEFPVIIDNLMNLELLYWAWKETGDSVFYNIANSHAKTTIKNHFRSDYSSYHVVNYDTITGVAKDKVTHQGYADDSAWARGQAWALYGYSMAYRETQDPEFLKQAEKVANYIINVATLPNDFVPKWDFSLKDVESEPKDASAAAVMASALYELSTFTTSAENKEEYLKVANGMLASLSTDKYFNTQGADEGFLLKHSTGSKPWKSEIDVPLVYADYYYLEALSRKLELQKK; encoded by the coding sequence ATGAGGTATCTATCTGTTTTTATAATGCTGACAGTTTTAATGAGTTCGTGTAAGTCAAAAGGTGCGTTGAAAGAAACGAATATAAATAAGAATGAACTAATTGAAAAAATCACAACACAATTAAAATATTCACCAGTACTTAAAAGCGATTTTGATCTCTCACAAAGAAGAATTTTTCCAAGAACTGTAGAGAATGGTGAGTTAGGCCTTGTAAACAGACGAGATTGGACCAGTGGTTTTTATCCAGGGGTTTTATGGTTTACTTACCATTTAACCGAAAATCCAGAATGGAAAGATCAAGCTATTAAGTTTACCGAATTATTGGAAAAAGAACAGTTTAATGGGTCAAATCATGACATAGGATTTAAGATGATGGCTAGTTACGGATTGGGTTATAAATATACTAATAATGCTGCTTATAAGAGTGTGTTGGTTGAGTCTGCTAAAACCTTAGTAACAAGGTTTGATGAAACGGTGGGGTCTATTCGTTCTTGGGACCACCATAAAGACAAATGGGAGTTTCCTGTAATAATTGATAATTTAATGAATCTTGAATTATTATATTGGGCTTGGAAAGAAACAGGTGATTCTGTTTTTTATAATATTGCCAACTCACATGCAAAAACCACGATAAAAAATCACTTTAGAAGTGATTATAGTTCCTATCATGTTGTTAATTATGATACCATTACTGGAGTTGCAAAAGATAAAGTAACACATCAAGGTTATGCTGATGATTCTGCTTGGGCAAGAGGTCAAGCTTGGGCTCTGTATGGATATTCTATGGCGTATCGTGAAACTCAGGACCCTGAGTTTTTAAAACAAGCAGAAAAGGTTGCAAACTACATTATTAATGTTGCAACACTTCCTAATGATTTTGTTCCGAAATGGGATTTTAGCTTAAAAGATGTTGAAAGTGAACCGAAAGATGCTTCAGCGGCTGCTGTTATGGCTTCAGCGCTTTATGAGTTAAGTACATTTACAACAAGTGCAGAAAATAAAGAGGAATACTTGAAAGTAGCTAACGGCATGTTGGCTTCTTTATCAACAGATAAATATTTTAATACTCAAGGTGCTGATGAAGGGTTTTTATTGAAACACTCAACAGGGTCTAAGCCATGGAAATCTGAAATAGATGTTCCTTTGGTATATGCTGATTATTATTATTTAGAAGCACTTTCAAGAAAGTTAGAACTTCAAAAAAAATAA